The following DNA comes from Chrysemys picta bellii isolate R12L10 chromosome 25, ASM1138683v2, whole genome shotgun sequence.
CTCCAAGCTTGATGTCACTTGCAAATGTTATAaccatactctccactccattatcgaactcattaatgaaaatattgactagtactggacccaggactgaccactGTGGGACCACACTATGTATGTCCGCCCTGTTTGATAGAAAATCATTGATCACTATTCTTTGAacatggtctttcaaccagttgtgcacccatcttatagtaactTCATCTAGACCACACTTCACCAGCTAGCTtgcttgcttatgagaatatcatgcgggactgtgtcaaaagccttactaaaatcaagacatATCCTGTCTACAGCTTCCCCCGATCTAATAGGCTAGTCCTCCGAAGAAGGAAATAAGGgtgtttggcatgatttattcctgacaaatccatgttggctatttcCTATAACTCTAtcatctaggtgcttacaaattgatggtttaataatttgttccaatatctttccacTTATTAATGTTAGCCTGACTGTTCTATAATTCCTAAAgccctctttgttcccccttttagaAGATAGTCCTctggaacctcacccatccaccatgagttctcaaagataattgccagtagttctgagattgcttcaagctaattccttaagtaccctaagatgaatttcatcagaccctgctgacctgaatacatctaacttatctaaatattctttagcctttctctctctctattttggaGTTTGTGTTCGTTCCTCTTATTGTCGAGTATCTGGTCactattaacctttttagtgatggctgaaacaaaataggcattaaacacctcaaccTTCTTGAGGTCATTGGTTATTAGCTCTCATTCCCTGTTAAGTAGAGAGAGGGCCTATACTTTCCTTCATCATTCTCTTGCTCTTAGTGTATTTAAATTAccttttcttattgccttttatgtcccttgctaggtctAACTCATTTTGTCCTTACATGCGTGTGCTAttcttttatactcctccttagcaatttgtcagTGTTTCCAccttttgtaggattcctttttgattttcaggtcattaaggCACTCCTGATGGAGTCACATTGGCCTCTATTCTTATCTTTCCTTCACATAGGTGTGGTTTTGAGTTGTGTGCTTAATGTCCTAGagactgccagctctcctgaactcctttatcctttACATTTGCTCCCCATaggatcttacctaccagttctctgtgtttgttaaagtctggttttttgaagtccattgtccttatacTGCTGCTCTTGCTCATTCCTTTAATTAGAAATCATGAAATCTgtaatttcatgatcactttcacccaaattcccttccactttcagattcacaaccaatttcTCCCTATTCTTACAACTGTAGATCACTCTTCTCTTTCTAAATACAACATGTATAATAGGAGTTGAATATGACCCATGTGAATGCCATTATTTAACATGTTCCTGAAACCATAATTCACATTCACCCACTTCCACGTATTTACTGCCCAACACCCTTTTTTTAAACGGAGTAAAGGCTTATTACATAAATTAGGTACTGCAGCCCAACTTTAGAGCATTTCCATTAACAGGCTTAGCAGTTAGGATAGCAAGTGACTGTGAATGTTAATGCACTAAGTTTCCTAGAGCAATTTATCAACTTTCATAAATAAATTAATCCCACATTAACACTCTAGCCCCCATTATGGAGTGGTGTCTTTTTCCCCCCAGGAAGCTGCTAATGGAACTTGCACTTTTGTTAAATGTTTTGACATAGGGGAATGCACAAAAATGAACCATTCTCTCTTACAAATACCTCTGACAAAGGAGaagattttccttttaaagaaaaaaggcaaTTTTTTCTAGTTTCTAATGTGTTCTGTGTTTTCAGACTCTCAAATCCTCTCACAATCAATAGTGTTTAATAAAAGGAGATTCTCTCAAGATGCCATAGGATCAAGCACTATAAATACACATTGAAATAAATACCATGATGCCGAACTCCCCCCAGACcactgtttctcaaccttttcaggttGGTGATTGCTTATTCCAAGAGAAATGTTCACAATACCTTTACtataaaaaaagaataaatattgTGACAACATTAAACCTACATAATTTGCATGTGTTCCAAAAGGTTGCTTGCTATGGAAGTGTGTGCAGGGAGAGAGactttctttgctttagattgcAAGAAAACGTTCAATGTCTCACAACCCCCTTGATTGCCTTTTGTGACCCATCagttgggaaacactgctttagattTATGGCGTGTCAGTCAATGGCCAAGAATGGTCAATATGCTGTAAAAGCTTAAGTGAAGCATGTTTCTTTTCCATCTCTTAGTATGTTATATGAAATAAAGAGCTTTTAACTGGAAAAACGTATCCACGTTGTCCCTGTCCAGGAAGCTGATTATACCTTTAAGGTCTTCTAGCCAAGACTAGAGGCAAATGGGTCTATTAAAAGAAGCCCTACAACAACAACACAGAAATTGTACTTTGAAGAGATTATTTTAATCCCATGAATTGATACAATAGGAATGTATTTACCAACACAGTCTTCTTACTAGGTATGTGTATTGCTAAACCTCAGTCTCTAACCAGATCCTGAATCCTAGCTTTGATATCCACAAATAGATGTAGTGACCTCTAATTTGTTGCAATATGGAACAacagttctgtttttttttataagGCATTTGGCTAATACTGTCCTGAATTACTTTCAATTCTATAAATAAATTCATTTGTTTCTATTTCTTTCCTAAGTTCTAAAACTTTCAAGCTACTCCATTCAGTACTGTAGGAACTGAAAGAGATGGATAGGGTGAGGAAGTTAAATACACATCAGCTCAGAACATGCAATGCACATATTTCTCAGAATAGCACGTTACAAAGAGACTTGTGATTACTACGAGCTCCTGTGTAGAAGTTGTATAGCACTTAGAAGCTATAAAGTGTTAATTAATCCTGCCAACTCCCTTGTGATATATGTATTCTCTATTTTACAGCTGGTAACACTTACGCTGATAaaaatccactagaccacactggcTCACTCTGAAAAATAATGCAATTTAAAAGAATGTAATAATGTAATCTAAAATGAAACTGGCTAGTTTCTACTAAGGTACACTGATAGCATATCTGAGCTGGGCAAGTTCTTATCAAGATTATTGTCATGATGCCATTTCTTACTTTCAGTACCAGAAAGACAATTACATGATAAAGTGCAACAGTTCTCTTTGGGGACTAGCTTTTGGACAGAATATTGAGTTTCAAATTGCTGGATTCTATATTGGAGGTCACATCAAATGGCATGTAACAATAAAATGAATGCATGTTATTTCTGATAAGTACAGGACAAAAAAAACTTACCATTagagggaagagcagcagcttAATCATCTTTCTTAAACTTGCCATTAATGTAGGGAACATAGTCAAGGATCAGTCTCCAGTCTGTCGCCCACACCAATCCCACAGCGCCTACGGTGCCCCATGTGGTCAATGTGGGGGTCCTGTAGAACACAGACACAACCACGCCTCTTCTACATATCTAAATGTTTGTCAGCTTCTTTAGCAATAAGCACCTGCCAAAGCTGTTTACTCAAGAAGGAATTTTAGCTGCAATCTTGAAGAGAAAGTCACACAGTTAGACCCAAGTCtacctgcatcttggcaggggggtaGACAGAtaacccttgcggtcccttctaaccctgattcTCCCTCAGGGTTACGCTTAACCTGATGCTAGAAAATTAGAAATAGTGCCCTTATCTGTGTATCatttctgctcccccccccactaTTTACAGTCCACTCAGCTTGGTTTATTTCTGCTGGCCCATACTTATctgtatgcagtggtgttgtagccatgtcggtcccagaatGTTAGACAGACAaagttgtctctctcaccaacagaagttggtccaataaaagatattatctcacccaccttgtcatgcTTATTTGTAGTCAGTTTCTGGTTCTCCTACACTAGCCCAGCACTGCAGGGTTTGGGTTGGAAACATTGTACAGGAATATCTAAATCCCTGCATCTCGCTAGAGATGATCAAGCCAGAAAACAGTCTGGGCCAAATTATATTTCAACATGGTTagacgttcatagattctaaggctagATGATACTaccgtgatcatctagtctaacctccggCATAACAcggaacttcctcaaaataatttctgtttgaaatgtGTTGTACCTTAGGCAGAGAGAAAGCTAGGGTTAGGAAACTACGTTTTAGCCTATTTAACGCACAGTTTGGCTCACTCAATGTTAGCTGGGTAGCATATTTAGAACTGGAGCCAGGACTTATATTAGCTGAACTAAAAGAAGTAGAGTTGTTTCAGAATACGTCAGGACACTGACAATAGCAAAATTGCCTGTAATTTTCCCCTCACTTCAAATTAGCAGCTCTGACCAcattctagaacaggggtgggccagatctggcccgtcTAACATTTCTGTCCAGCCCGCCAgctctttggctgccccctcACGATCtctgggccactaaaagtccaacGGTGCAGAGGGCGCTCAGGCAggtagcctgcctgccatggccccaCTCCGCTCCCGGAACCGGCCAGCTCTGCGTGCCCcacgtgggggggagggaggcgtctctgcgcgctgcccccacccccaacaccggaaaccaatgggagctgcggggacagtgCTTGTGGGCGCAGGCAGCTCATGGAGACCCACTGCCCCCCTGCCAAGAGgcacgcagagacatgccagcagcagccgggAGCTGTCGGTGGTAAGCACCTCCCGGCCAGAGCATGCAcctttcacccccatcccatgccccagcccagaccccctcctgcaccaaactccctcccagagcccattaATATGGCAGAAACGTGCAGCCCGTGACAACTTACCAACATTTGTGGGGTGGCCCCCCCTGCAAAAGttattgcccacccctgtgctagaaaCTAAATTAAGAAACAGCATCAGGTGTATCAAGTACTTTAAATTAGCAGGCTACCCAATCTGCCCATCAGTCTTTGCCAACAGACACCAAGGTGGCGGAGTTTGAGAGTCATGACTCGACCTCACTTATCAGCGCTTCCTGTCATCTCCGGGGAACGCTGCATCCCtcgtacaattttttttttagcacatCCAGTTTAGATTTTCTCTTTTATCTCAACCTCTCCCCGGGTCGCTGCCCAATGACCAGCCGGGCTCTAACCGCTTCTCCTGGTCTTTCACCTCCGCTCTCTGCCCCGAGAAGCGAACTGCAGAGCGGGAGGCGGGCGCGGGCTGGTCACACCCGCTCTGCCCCGGACCCGCCACCCCGCAGCCGCGAGACGGGGATGGGCCTGGGGGACTCGTGCCCAGCCCCCCGCAGCGGCTCCAGACAGGCCCCAGGGAAGTGACAGGGggtccccgggggagggggggggctcacCAGTTCCGGAGCAGCTGGGCGTAGCGGGGCCCCATGAGCTTGTTCAGcatcctgctcccagcccagcctcGGCCGCCGGCCTCAAAGTCACCCCGTCTACGCATGCGCCCGCGACGTGGCCCCACGCAGGACCCGCCCTGCCTGCCCTAGCGGCTGCCTGAACGTCTGGGCCCTGCGCCGCAGAGCCGTGAAGGACCCCGCCCGCCCTTGCGCCCACCCCCGGCTGGGCAGGGCCGCCCTTGACGCCGCCTGATCAgaaataacaacaaggagtctggtggcaccttacagactaacccatttacttgggcataagctttcgtgggtaaaaacctcacttcttcagatgcaggccCCCTCCCTCCTGTGAGCAACGGGGTCAggatggctccctgctcccccatgcCATTCAGCACCTGGCCTGGAAAGGGGCCGAAAAGAGTgaaaaaaaccctggagctgcccccccccccaccagcctggaaggggaggaggggatgccactgcagccccccaggcctgggagagCAGGGGTGAAGAATCCTAGGAGGAGCAGAGTTGAGGCTGGAGGCTGAACTGATGGGGGACTCATgttggaatttggggggggggtggtgatGAATAGGGTTGACGTGAAGGTTGGGGACAGAATTCATTactgggcagatgtgggggtgagagctcctgcagcaggggccaaaatcacccgCCCAATATATTTGCCAGAGGGGGCAGCGCTGATTGTCCCACACACTGGGGATGGGCGGGGGAGTTCAGCAACCAAtatagtcttttttaaaaaaatcctgaaattaAGCTATTTGGGGTTTGGCTCATGAGTTTTGATCTCCTGAGGTTGGCTGTATTGCTCTCCAAATAACCAGAGTGCGGCCACTTCTCACACATCGCATCAATTGATCGGACATGCCAACCCCAATAACCTTGGGCCCATCAGAATCACATCCAGCATCACTGTCTCTGATTAGGTGAATCCCCACTCCTGTTAACTAAACCCTCCTCCCCAAACTGATGTCATCTCCCCTCACGTGGGGCCAAAGTCACTTTCCCGATCGCCCATTGCCTATGCCCTCTTCTCTGAACTGCAGTCacatctcctccccttcccttcctacTGCCATGGCTACACCCTATTAGCCCTGTTCCCTCTCGGGTACCACCCTCAGGACTTGCTGTTATGAAAATTCCCTCATGGCCATATCCCACCCCAGGCAAATCCCTTTCTCTGGGTAGTTCATCTAGTCAACCAGACATAATTTAACCaaatcttttttttggggggggggggtagaaaattggtagcatgtgacctccagaagaagaaagaggagaacccatgtaccccAATGCAGCTAGAGGCAGAAAactgttttcaggctctctgcccaGGTACTACAGCCGCGAATagtttggaagagtcatctgagggaagggatcagcaGGGGACCCTATCGACCGGAAGGtatgggatgcattgtcctagggatgggggttccatgaccaccactcccaagaggaggagacaggTGATGGCGGTCGAGGATTCCCTCCTAAGGGGGATGGAGTCATCCATCCGCAGTCCAGACCGGGAAACtcaagaagtgtgctgcttgcctggagctataattcaggatgtgatggagtgtctgccgagactgatcaagccctcagACTGCTACCCCTTCgtacttctccacatgggcaccaatgatgctaccaagaatgaccttgagcaggtactgctctgggaagaaggataaaggagtttgaggcgcaagtcatgttctcgtccatcctccttgttgaaggaaaaggcccaggtagggaccatcgaattgtggaatTAAATGCGTGGTTGctcaggtggtgtcggagagagtgctttggattctttgaccatggcaTGTTGTTTCAGAAAGGATTGcgaggaagagatgggatccacctaacgaagagggggaagagcatctttgtaGGCaagcttgctaacctagtgaatagggctttaaactaggttcgccgggggatggagacctaagccctgaggtaagtgggataccgggaggaagcacaaggAGGAGAGTGCAATAGGGGAGGCcgcctgattcatactgagaaagtagggcaatcagctagttaACTTAGGTACCTGTAcatgaacgcaagaagcctgggaaacaagcaggaagaattggaagtcctggcacagtcaaggaactatgatgtgattggaataacagacttgGTAGGggaactcacatgactggagtattgtcatggatggtataaattgttcaggaaggacaggcgggggagaaaaggtgaagaagttgcactgtatgtaagagaacagtatgattgctcagagctccagtatgaaactggagaaaagcttgTTGagtgtctttgggttaagtttagagttgagagcaacaagggtgatgtcgtggtgggcgtcTCCTGTAGACCatcagaccaggaggatgaggtagacgagac
Coding sequences within:
- the LOC101940505 gene encoding cytochrome b-c1 complex subunit 10 gives rise to the protein MRRRGDFEAGGRGWAGSRMLNKLMGPRYAQLLRNWTPTLTTWGTVGAVGLVWATDWRLILDYVPYINGKFKKDD